The Nymphaea colorata isolate Beijing-Zhang1983 chromosome 5, ASM883128v2, whole genome shotgun sequence DNA segment ACCAGACCCGATTCTGGCAACAGCTTCattgtttctcattttattatCTCGATGTATAATTGGGTTGCGTGCACATCCATAACCGGACCTCCAACTTTTGATATCCGTATCCGAATCATCTGGAAGAGCTAACGGCCATTGATTGGTGATGTTAAATCTCAGCCGTTTATCTCAACTTGGAAGTCAGATGGCATCCTCCATTAGGTGACTCAGATCCACGTCAATGTGGGACCCACAGACGTGGCCCAACTCTTGTGACTCCACCCCTTTCGGGATCCACCTAGACAATGGATTCGGACCCGATAAATGGGGATGTCAAAGCGCGGGTTTGGATCACATAATAAACTGATCTCGGGTTTTGTGTCGGCAGACCAATAATTGCATATGGATATGATCCAActcaaaaaccaacaaaagcCAGTCCAAGTAAGTAAtcaaatggatccagatccattatGGTCCAAAGGAACTTTCTATGGAATTACTTTATTTCATTAAAATTCGGGTTAGCTCTAGCAACCGACGCAGGGAGCTGGGGTTAGGAAGTCGCAAACGGATCTGGATTTAGATTTGCATTTGATAACTACGTATAGCTCTATGTCATTGTCATCCATGCAAGATTAGCTGGGTAAACCGGGGCAAGGTCCGAAACTCAGCTACGTCGACCCGGGTCTGGATCCTGATCTTAGAGGTATCTGGACTAGATAAGAGTAAACGATGGGTGGTTGTCCAGACGTTTGACCCGAACCTGACATTGACATCTCATTTAATATGGATCTTTTACACGGAAAAATCAACTGGACCCCACCAGTGGATCAAGATGAGCTTTCAAGCTGGACCTCGTTTTCCGTTATtgttattcatttatttattcttctattttttgtcGAATTAGTAGCAGCAGCTAACCGGATCGAGTAGGGCAGTCTCATTTATGaatttagtttttattttattattattattattattattattattattattattatatctTAAACTGGGTTTAAGATAATATCGGATTTATCAATTATTCAAGAAACCCAACtttatcatattttaaaacttttttttttattaataagtCTTGTCACGTTTAATTGTGATAAAACGATGTTATCTTCACAATACCTATTTTATTAACTATTATATTGTTTTCAATAACTATATTGGCATTTAAACACTTCATTAAACAAGGTAACATTTAGATGGCGTTTGATAGTCTCGtatttgaaatcataagttGATGAAGCATTTAATAAAATAGATTTCATATCTTCGGCTAGCAAatatatttttgcaaaaaaaaaagccaataaaatttatgttaaaaaaatcccaaaaaaatatggaaattaAACTTAATCTTAATGCTTTATGCTACAACAACAACCACAACAATACTTACATCACTAGTTTCTACTATTGGAAAATATGGCATTGCACAAGAAAATTGTTGGTTGTCAAATTTTACTATCCAAATTGCCATATTGTAAGTAAGCTTGGGCATCAGGCCGCCTCAATCGGGCCTGATTCGGCACGACTTATTTttagattattattatttaataataaaatattttattattaaaaatatattttatattcataagtttttatttttatattaaaaatattttttattttaaagctTAATTGTAAGCAACCAAGTTGAATCAGACTTGCTCAATGACCATAAATGtgcagagaagaaaaaatacacTGACATGAAACTGTGTGCTACCACTATTGGCCCCAAATAAATTGCCAACTTGAGAAATATTAAATGTGGAGACAGCAAAACCTAGAAATTTAATGGAAACTTTATTGCACAAGTTAATTTTGGATAATGACCTTTCCTGTCACAGATGATTTTAACTCTAAGAATGGTTTCACTCAATTCTCATGTGAAACTAAATTTATGTACTTCTAAAAGTAtatactttttaattttcttcccTACCGATTTAAACCAGTATTATCAGAAGAATCAGCCTAAATGTgttaatttttaactattttaaaaatattttaggttttttaattttatcttatttttatatacttttCACTTATTGTTTGTAAAAAGTGAAGTCTGCCAAGTTGCCAACTTATTTTTGATGCATTATCAGGATCATAACTTGTAGTAGTTTAGCACATTGTCATGAGTCGCATCAATAAaacttttattgacattttttttccctatttgCATGCGCTTCTTCTTTTGCATCAATGAATGGTTGAATTCTTATAGgcctgtttggatgacaccccaaAACAACGCGGATCTCGTTTAGCcgctaaaatcatgtttttggaGTTTTTGGGTGTcatcaaaattggattttctcaaacccagttttgacaaaagCTGATTCTGTAAAAGAGAGTGACAAAACTGGTCTTCATCAGATTATTTAGAAACCAGGTTTTGGTTAAGTCATAAAAAAGGagttttaaaactcattaaaaaacttagtttttataaaatcaagttttcacAAACTAGATTAAATGAGGATATAATCtccctcaaggggcatagcatgGCTAGTTGGGATATGAGTCTGTATAAAGGCAGATTTTTAGTTCAATTTTCGTGGGcgctatgttcctgtgtcttaaaaTGGTAGGGCACGGtatccaagttgaagggtgcaacTGTTGCTATCGTTGATACCGACGCAACCCAGAACCCCGAAGGCAAGGAGAATGGAGCGGGTGCTTCGACCCTTGTTTCGGGTGGTGGGATGAACCTCTCGGTCACCCAAAAAATGAGGATATAATCCAAATGCCCCCACATAATATTTGTTGTTCGTCGAATCGCCAGTTTTTGGCGTTATTGTATAGCATGCTTATTCCCTATTCTAAAACCCTCACCATGGCGCTTTTCAGGTCATTTTCAGTTCATTTATTCttaaattgtaataaaatagaaataatATCTTACAGATAATATTTCAATGTTTtgcaaagttttcaaaagaagCATAATTTGTCATCCaacaaaaactaggttttagaaagtgaaaacctggtttttgtcatCTAATCTAAACATGTAGACCAGGTTTTTAAAACTCACTAAagaaattagtttttataaaaccaagttttcacaaaaatatttttttttttcaaggtgtcatccaaatgcaacCATAGTGTTTAGATGAGATTATCATCCAAATGCCGCAAAAGTATTTGCCATTCATCATGGAATTACCAACTTTTCGCATTATCTTGTAGAATGCTTCTTCTAGTGGCCGAGCTACATTATTGCTGGTTTTCGACATCGGCTCTAAAAAATTACACTATTTGCATGCAAAaagttcattaattttcagttttttacatacGAGTTCCCTTTAAGATTTGAAATTTACACTAGGAGTGCCCTTCACCGAGAAATTTCTGCTCTGCCAAGTGGCTTGTTCCCACTCTAAACCATAGAGGTTAGTCAGTCTAGGTGGGGGTTTACCTTTTAAAAAGCAAGTCCTGTTGGTTCttaaggccctgtttgatggcAGATAAAAAACTTAGAACGATAAAtttgccattaaaaaaaatttatggtaAGAAGTTGGACCTTAGAGGGTCCATATATTTCAGGAGActaatttttcttgtgtttgatttgaaaGTAAAAAGTCCTACAAAAATGGCAAGTTTCATCCGATTCACAATAAAATCCTTGTGTATCAAACAAGGCTGGTTTCATTCCAATAATTAAAAAGTTATGTGCATGAAATAAAAGAGATAGAAAGTTTGAGAGattgtttacaaaaaaatttatactTTCAAGGATAAtactatatttttaaaactttgtatatttttcaaattttttataaggcaaattcaatttttttgaaatttgcaaacagttttttttttttctctctctcttcatgtgAGCAAAAGGAATCCCACCACCTGAGTGACGGACCAAAACTTCCCTTAATCTTTCTTCTACTTTTGGAGTATAGAGTTGTTTCGGGATTCGAGTGGCATTGGTCCTATGGTACACCTTTCGACTCGATCGCCAtgcaaaaagatttttttatttttcttcacaaTCCCGATGAGCTATGGTTAGTGCAAGCCCCTGTGTTCATTCTTGTCTCCACCCTTGTTATATGTCACCAATAACagtacattttcaaaattttaacgggAACAAAAGTAATTTGTCCAATGTTTGGTAAGGGACAAATTAGATGTTTTTTTTGGTGAGAGAGATGGAATCCCACTACCTGAATGAGAGGGCGAAGCATCCCGTCCTTTTTTTCTACTAGCTTGATTTAGGGTTGTGTTGCGTCCTAGGTGGTATTTGtcatatgatatatatttcaACTCGAGTTAGTTTGAGTGTTTTATATTTTAGATTCATagatatgatatgatttgtttttgttgataaaACAAAAGAACGATACTAAAATCAATAATCATATCCAACCAAGGATCTTAGATTATCAGACTTTATGTTGATTAACAAACATTTTACATAATATTAGCAACAAGGATTTAAATGATTTTAGTGTTCTGCTTCGGAATTCACATCAGCACGGTTGATTTTACATAAATATTAGCAAAATTTAGTTATGACAAATTTGTTCGATAAAAGGTGTAGTTGTATTTTCCAAACTGATTTTTTCAACTCCTTTTCCTCGctatctctctttccttttttttcttataactAAAACACACGGTATAATATTATTTTGAcagtaattttatttattattatactAAATGTTGTCAGTtgattaaaaaccaaaaatgtaTTGCTAAAAAACATTTGCCATAGTTTACTATGGAGCAATAATTCATTGTCCTTCagcaatataaatttttttactatggtatgtgtatatatatatttggtatGTCCTTATGAACAAAAAGAcctcttaatatatatatacatatatatatatatatatatacatatatatgtatatatatatatatttggtatGTCCTTATGAACAAAAAGACCTTATAAATTccaatcaaaataatgtttttaacaaaTAGGAATTGTTCATAAATAATTATTTAACATAAAACAGGTCTTAtcttaatatttgatttttgtatataaaaatttatttttattattattattattattattattattattattattattattattattattattactactTTCACTCATCTCTCTCCCACTGCCAACAGCCTGTCGGAGTTCCTCCAAAGCTGCGTCATGTGACGGAGCTCTGATCGGCTGGCGATGGCGAAGGAGACGGTAGCtgctaaaagaaaagaaagagaccGCCGACGGCTTGTCGGAGTTCTGCCAATGCTATGGCATGTGACGGAGCTTTCATGGGCTGGCAACGATAAGGACGAGCTACAATGGCCATTGGAATAAAGGACGGAGATGTAAACCATCTCAGCTGGTCGTGATTAAATATATATAGTGGGTGAATGTTGACACTAGTTACTGAGTTAGGGTGGcacacgagtcgagtcgagtcgagctttgaGTTTGATCAGCTTGAGTTTGACTCGGCTCCAAAAGCTTGAGTTCGGACTCGAAGTTGAGTTCAAGTCCTCATAGCAAGTTTGAACTCAAACACAAAATCAAGTTCGAATTCGACTCATTCAGGCGTTAACTAACACAAGCATCAACACGAGTAACTCGaataacatgtgaaaatttgtttttactttaAAATTAAAACTGGTGAATCGATTTTGATAGTATTATATAATATACCGATTTATGAGTGAGTCGAGTTTCTAAAACTCGAGTTCAACTCCAGCTTAATTTTTAGCAGGTTCTAGTTAACCACGAGTTggttagataaaaaaataaaaataataaataatgcAAATATCCAtacctcttttttctttttcttttttttttaaaaaaaatcattaatcGTATCACAACCACCTGGTTGATTATTCATAGAattctcattatatatatatatatatatatatcacggACTCAAATTATATATACGACGGGATTCAAAATTACTAGCTGTGTCGGGCGGCTTGGAGCGAGGGATTTGTCGTACTTGCCCCTCAAGTTTATCGTGAAATGTGAGATACCCGTCCGGCTCTCCcccagaaagagagagagagagggatcgaTCTCTGAGTTAGGGTTCCGTAGCCCTTTCAGGTGCTTCTCCTGCTTTCTCCATTGCTCGCGGGCGCAGGAAGGAAGGTAGGGTCTCAATACTTTTCTTCTAGCGATCTCTAGAAttagttcttttctttctcaatttgAAGTGCGATCGTCAGAACCAGATACGGTGTAGGGTTTCGTTCTCCTTCTATTCAATTCTCTGAAGGAACTGAATCTTGACTGGCTACTTCCTGTTGTGTTCCTTTGTAGGTTCCCTGGTTTATTGTTGTGCTTGCGTTCGTGGACGATATTGGCTCGGAAGAATACGAgaatttagggttttagggCAAGGGAATGAACCTTTCTTGCAGTTGGGGATCTAGGGTTTTGAAGATTGTTGAGGGATTGTGGTGAATGTATTTGACTTTGGTTCTGGGGACGAGCCAGCGGCGTTGTCTCGGAGGGGTATTTCATGTCtgtttttaattcatttatctaggttttcaaattttggtaGCACGTAGATGGTATTGTGTGTGtgaattttttgggttttgtaAGAGGGATAAGGATTCGAGGAATCAGTGGTTTGGTGATTTCTGCTTAGAATCGGTACACGATCATCTACAGTTTCCTGTATCTGGTTGGGGGGAGAGAAGCACAATGTCGagcaagaaagaagagaaagcgCAGGCTGCAGCCGACCGGATCAAGGCGGCCGCGCTGAACGCCGCAAAGGGTCTCAGCCGTGCTCAGGCTGAAAGGGCGGCCGCAGCTGCCGCGAGGAATGTCAATGCTTATGGGCAGAAGGAAGAGGGGCCGAGTAGATGGCAGGAAAGGAAAGAAGCGAAGAGGCAGATGTATCTGATGAGTACCGAGAAGGCTGTCAAATTGGGGGAGAGGAAGGACCTGAAGCCAGCGATTTCCGCCGGCGGGGCTGCTCAGTGCCAGAAGTGCTTTCAGGCCGGCCATTGGACGTACGAATGCAAGAACGAAAGGGTCTACATATCACGCCCTTCTCGTACACAGCAGCTTAAAAATCCCAAGTTGAAGATGAAGTTTTCAGTTTCATACGAATTGGACAATCCTGATAATCCTCTGCGTGGTAGGGATCAAACAGATGAGCCGTCTGGTTCAGGTGCCAAGAAGGcagagaagaataagaagagaagcaagaaaagcaaaagaaaggcACTCGCGGACTCGGATTCTGGGAGCGATGCAAGTGAAGCTTCTGTATTTACAAGTGACAGTGGCATTTCCAGTGAGGGGTCGTCAGGAACAGAGACTGAATCCTCCAGTGAGGAAAGTAGCTTGAGTTATAGTTCGTCGGAGTCTGAGTCAGAGGAGGggcgaaggaggaggagaaggaagaggaagcagaagcagcagaagaagaGAAGACACCATAGGTATAGCTCTTCAGATTCTTCTGATTCAGATTCTGCTGATGACTCCGACTCAGAAAGGGATAGTcgaaggaaaagcaaaagacaTAGCAAAAGGCGATGAAGATGGACCCTCGTCTCCCtactctttatcttttttactatttttctgCCTTGCTGCATTTGTTAACTGCTTCCTAGGGTCTTATTTCATCTTTCATCCGAAGTTAGTACTGAAGCCtgatcttttttgtttttcatttcctttttatgcttttgctcTGAAATAATGTTGTGACAGTAGTTGTGGATCGAGGgttattttctcttcttcttcctgacATTTGCATTGGATCTTGTGAGTGTTAACGTTTGAGAGTTCGAACCCCTCTTTTCTCTGGTGTATCTATGTTTTATCACGATGGAAATCTGTGTGCATAGGAGATAACGTTGTAACATTAGGCATGATTAAAATGTGTAGTTTCCTGTAAACGGTATTCACCCTCTTGAAAGCATTGAATAGTGGCCATTAGTAAAGTAGACCCAGACAAGCAATCCATGATGCTGTTTCTcatataattgaaaaaaaaaagagttgggATTGGATATCTGTTTCTGCAATAAAACATAGAATTGATGAAATTGCCCAAATGCACTTTCTCCCCTACCCAACTAGCTATGCCCCTTGGGGCCACTTATTATTGAAATTAGCTTTTCGTCGTCCGAATCAAAAGAGAAAGCGCTGAATCATCTGATCCAACGAGGTACTTTTAGTGATTAAATCGTTAGTGCCTTGGGGACCTGTCAGAAAACCGGAGATGAATCTCAGTAGGCCGATTCAACCTCACTTTGAACCGCTTACATTGGTTGCTACTCACGTCAGCAAATTCCAGCAGTATGCCGCACCCTTCTATTAATGGTGGATGAAGTGGTCGTTCGAGTCCCCTCACTCCATGTCATTCGTGCATAGGAACACAAACGTGATACAGGTTTTTGCGCTCTTGGATCCGAAGACACAAGGAGGCAGCAATGAGCAgattttaggcttttagcacCAATACCTTGTTTTACCAGATGCAAAATACAAGATTGCAAATCCCAGGATAGATTAGACTCGAGATCCAAA contains these protein-coding regions:
- the LOC116253939 gene encoding uncharacterized protein LOC116253939, which encodes MSSKKEEKAQAAADRIKAAALNAAKGLSRAQAERAAAAAARNVNAYGQKEEGPSRWQERKEAKRQMYLMSTEKAVKLGERKDLKPAISAGGAAQCQKCFQAGHWTYECKNERVYISRPSRTQQLKNPKLKMKFSVSYELDNPDNPLRGRDQTDEPSGSGAKKAEKNKKRSKKSKRKALADSDSGSDASEASVFTSDSGISSEGSSGTETESSSEESSLSYSSSESESEEGRRRRRRKRKQKQQKKRRHHRYSSSDSSDSDSADDSDSERDSRRKSKRHSKRR